The Cottoperca gobio chromosome 8, fCotGob3.1, whole genome shotgun sequence genome contains the following window.
CCACAAATGAGATAATTTACACCTGGAAAAATATCACTTTACAGAAAATTTCACTTATCAGTTAagataacatatataaaaaagatgTTCGTTACAAATTCACAAATGCTACGTTTTATGTGTCATTCCGAATTTCACATTTTGTAGGTGTTTGGCTGTTGGTCAGACACAGTATTTTGTTGACATCACTTCAGCTACGAAAACTTCTGATGACCATTTGGTGATtttggcatatatatatatatatatatatatatatatatatatatatatatatatatatatatatatatatatatatatatatatatatatatatatatatatatatatatatatatatatatatatatatatatatatatatatatatattgagttATTGGTCATGGAATTGTTTGTAATTGAATAATTATCTTATTGGTACACTGATTGATGGTAACAATTAGATAATAAATAAGATAGCATGTATGCcatgttattattttacttcaaccaaatatgtaatttatatgcatgatatatctatctagctacacacatacacacacattttgtaatatggTAAACCTTATGGAATTTCAATTCAGAAAAAATgtgggttaaaaaaaacagctgggaatgtttttctgtgttattCCAGACGAAAATCATTCACGGGTCCATGAAAATGGGTGGTGTAAAAATGTAGGCAAACCTTTCATAGCATTGAGTCTTGTAACTCTACTCTCCATCCTTTCTCTCACTGTTCTTTGCCATTTATTCTGTTTCTGAACAGGGGAGTGATGGCGGCGACAGAATGCTACATTGTGCACGAGATCTACAATGGAGAGAATGCACAGGACCAGTTTGAGTATGAGCTGGAGCAGGCACTGGAGgcacagtataaatacattgtCATTGAGCCCACACGCATCGGAGATGAAACGGCCCGTTGGATTACCGTGGGCAACTGCCTGCACAAGACGGCCGTGTTGTCAGGCACTGCTTGCCTCCTAACGCCACTTTCACTGCCCATTGAATACTCGCGCTATGTGGCGTTGCCCGCTGGCGCCTTCAGTGTGGCCTGTGCTGCCCTCTATGGGATTTCATGGCAATTTGACCCCTGCTGCAAGTACCAGGTGGAATACGACAGCCAAAAACTCTCGCGGCTGCCCCTGCATACACTCACCTCCTCGACGCCCGTGGTATTGGTACGCAGGGATGACGTCCACAGAAAGAGACTCCATAATACGATAGCACTGGCTGCCCTGGCATATTGCGCCAAGAAGATCTACGAACTCTATGCGGTATGAGTGCACTCTGAAGAGGGTTTAAGaagcaacagaaaaaaaaggaaaaacaaacaaaaaaacagaaccTATCCAACCCCAGATGTAAGAAAAGTGGAAGTCCCGATCAGACCCAGCAGTTAGCTCCACACATGTGGTGGGTGCTTCCATTTTGAACTTTGATCAGAGGGATATAGTTAAGACTAGAAGGAATTGTTTTTTccctttacattttctttacttcTATGTGACAACAACAGCACACTTATCTCCTTAGTACCCTTGCGCATCCTCCCCTGCGCCCTCAACTTGGTATCCTTGACACACAAGCAAGTGCACAAGGGTACGGCAGCAGTTCCTCTGGATTGAATTGTATTGCAGTTGAAAAGGACCGACATGTTTTGAGTACTGAGCTCTTTCCCCTTTCCCTCGTAGTTTTACTGTACCCCTTTCTTGCTGATCAGTACATCACCCTTTCATTAAACATTAGGATATTTCAAACTaacttttctgtattttattttacttttttcattAAATGGATTCTAAATGATGTCCAGAAAAAAGCAAATAGCTGCAACTTATTTGAGATTGTGTCTTGTTCATGTAGATATTCTTGTTTAAAAGAGTGTAAGAAAGATCTTATGTGACAATGCTGTGGCTCAATGTCCTCTTTTGAAACTACAAAAATACTTACTTTTGGAAAATCACATTTCACACATGCTTCtaataatgtatattacattGACATCAAGCCGAACCCTCAtaattgaaattaaaatatatttgacacTAAAGATAACAATTGCACTGCAAATTATAAATTCATACTTTCTTGTATATGTTTATCCAATGGTGCTTGTTATGAGTTGCTGTCGAGATCAGAAGTTTTAATTTGGGGTCCCAGGAGGAGGTAAAAGTATGGACGAAGTGCGGGATGAGTTGTGATATAACAAGAGACTTGCAAGAATTGAATAATAAAGTGGAATACAAATGTGAATTATTTGAATACCAAGAGTCAAAGTATTCTTGTTAGGGTCACTGATTAAAAGTACATGCTATATAAATGTCAGTTACAAGTAGAATAAGGATTATTGACTTTGCCAGCAGGACTTGAGCAAATTAACATCTGTTCATAAAGAGTTTCCTAAAGAATTTTGTGTAAATCCATTAAAGGTCCATCAaacaatgtatcaaataaaTTGTAAACTTACTTCAAGGTTTGAAAACTGGTGGTGTTTCAGTAAATAGTGTGATCACACAGTATGCCAACATACAGCTTTGATAGGGGCAGGGTCGAAAAGAGTTCTTGATGCTCAACTGTTGACAGATTAATACaaggtgctttttttttgctttttttttaaagcagtaaATGACGCTTACGTAGGTAAAACTAATAGTTTCTTAATAAATGTGTTCAGTGTATGAAAGCAGCACCTCAGACAACAGGGACCCAGGCTCTTGGCTTTAACCCAGAGAAGATTCATTTGGCAAACTTTGCCCAGCTCTTTGGTTCACATTGATCCTTGCTGCTGATTGCGTTTCCCTTTCCGCCAGTTTGTAActgaataaactaaataaacatatGCACACAGTAAGCAATACCTTCCAAAGATATTTCCTctcaccatatatatatatatatatatatatatatatatatatatatatatatatatatatatatatatatatatatatatatatatatatatatatatatatatatatacacacacacacacacacacctgtatggGATAAACAGAAGTGACGCAAGGGATGAGTGCTCAGAGGATGGCCTGA
Protein-coding sequences here:
- the tmem11 gene encoding transmembrane protein 11, mitochondrial, whose amino-acid sequence is MASLGRRRGVPVSRERGVMAATECYIVHEIYNGENAQDQFEYELEQALEAQYKYIVIEPTRIGDETARWITVGNCLHKTAVLSGTACLLTPLSLPIEYSRYVALPAGAFSVACAALYGISWQFDPCCKYQVEYDSQKLSRLPLHTLTSSTPVVLVRRDDVHRKRLHNTIALAALAYCAKKIYELYAV